One window of Dromaius novaehollandiae isolate bDroNov1 chromosome 20, bDroNov1.hap1, whole genome shotgun sequence genomic DNA carries:
- the NRARP gene encoding notch-regulated ankyrin repeat-containing protein, giving the protein MSQSEVSTCSAPPSQRVFQEAVRRGNTKELQSLLQNMTNCEFNVNSFGPEGQTALHQSVIDGNLELVKLLVKFGADIRLANRDGWSALHIAAFGGHQDIVLYLITKAKYSAGAR; this is encoded by the coding sequence ATGAGCCAGAGCGAGGTGTCCACCTGCTCGGCGCCGCCGAGCCAGCGCGTCTTCCAGGAGGCGGTGCGGCGCGGCAACACCAAGGAGCTGCAGTCGCTGCTGCAGAACATGACGAACTGCGAGTTCAACGTGAACTCCTTCGGGCCCGAGGGGCAGACGGCGCTGCACCAGTCCGTCATCGACGGCAACCTCGAGCTCGTCAAGCTCCTCGTCAAGTTCGGCGCCGACATCCGCCTGGCCAACCGCGACGGCTGGAGCGCCCTGCACATCGCCGCCTTCGGGGGCCACCAGGACATCGTCCTCTACCTGATCACCAAGGCCAAATACTCCGCCGGCGCCCGGTGa